The Bifidobacterium asteroides genomic interval CTGGGCTCCAGTGCGCGACCAGCGTGATGTCTGCGGTGACCGGCTGGCTGAAATCATAAGCCACATTGGAATTACCTTCGGCATCCTTGAGGAACCAGCCATCAAACAGACAACCGTCTACTTTTGGTTCTGGATAGGGACGCTTTACCTGTCCGCCCTCTGTGATGGACTGGTCCGCTGGCATGTCTGAAGGCATCGGACAGGCAGCGTCCGTGGATGTGAATCCGACGTTGTATTTGGGCCCGGTGTAAGTGTAGGACAGATATGCGTCCGGCTGAGGTCCGTTCATGCTCCAAGTGATGGTGACATTCACCCATCCCTTGCTGTGCGGCGGAGTGGTGACGCTCCAGGTGCCGTCCGCGTTGGCAGCTAGCCCTGTGCCTGGTGTCCCGCCGAATTTGACGCTGGTGATTGCGGCATGGTTGGTCAGGGGAATCGTACCTGGCTGATAAGAATCCCGTTTCTTAGTGTCTCGTCCCAGTTGGCCATTGGAGTTGCGTCCCCAGCTGTAGAGGTTGCCGTCGGAGCCGATTGCCACAGCATGATCGCCACCTCCGATAACCTGGGTGTAGTTGACGTTCTTCGCTGGCGGGTCGATTTTAGTTGGTTGGGGATCTGTCGCATTCCAATATGGCCTTGCTAGTTGTGCATGGCTGTTGTTTCCCCACGTATATAGGATCCCTTTGTCGTCCAAGGCGAAGCCATTCCAGTCTCCCGCGCTGATCTGGATTATGTGTGTCTTTGTAGGTACGTTGACCTTGCCTCGTGGGTTGATCCTTGTGCTGCCGGTGTATCGTCCCAGCTGGCTGAAATTGTTGTATCCCCAGCTGTAGAGCACCCCATTCGAATCCAAGGCCAGGCAGTGCATGCCTTTGGCGATTACTTGTGTGTAGCGGACTCCGGCAGCAGGCGTATCCACTTTCCCTGGACTGCCGGTCGGTGTAGTGCTGGCGTCGCGGCCCAGCTGACCATGGCCATTGCCTCCCCAGCTGTATAAGTTTCCATCAGTGTCGAAAGCCATGCAGTAGTCATATCCAGAGGTGATCTGGGTGAAACGGATTCCTGTCGGGGTGTCCACTTTGCCTGGCCTGGTAGTCGGCGTGGTGGTAGTCCCGCGTCCCAGTTCGCCGTCGCTGTTGTACCCCCAGCTGTAGATGCTGCCGTCCGAGGCTAGTGCTTCTGAGTGGTACTTTCCTGCGCTGACCTGGGTGAAACGAATTCCTGCAGGGGCGTCCACTTTTCCAGGAGTATCGGCTGGTGTGGTGTTGGTGTTACGCCCAAGCTGACCATAACTGCTGCTGCCCCAGCTGTACAGGTTCCCTTCTGAATCAAGGGCTAGGGAGTGATCGTAACCTGCGCTGACCTGGATGAAGCGAAGTCCGGCTGGGGTGTCTTCCCTACTTGGTTGCCAGTTGTAGTCGGAGCCATACATTTCTCCCCAGTGGTAGATGCTGCCGTCTGATCCCACTGCCACTGAATATTGGTATCCTGCGCTGAACTGGCTGAAGCGGATGGTTCGAGCCGGAGGTGCAGTCAGGGTGATTAAAGTGTTGCCAGCTGTGGGTCCTTGAGTAGGTGAGAGGTCCCAGACATCACCGTTTTTGGTCCAACGGGCTTCCAGAGTCATGTCGCTGGTGACAGGCTGGCTGAAGTCGTAAGCGGTCAATGTGCCGCTGATGAACCAGCCATCAAACGAATAGTTGGGTCGGGCTGGGTCGGCAGGCCTCAGCGCTTGGGCGCCTTCATTGACGGTTTGATCAGGCGTGGTGGTTCCGCCCTCTGTATCAGAGAACTTGATGGTGTACTGGGCGGCTGAGCGGGTCTGGGGATTTTCGGTATTCGTGCTTGGCGCGGCGGATGCAGTCGGTTGAATTGGTTCTAGGGGCGATGATGTGTTTAAAGGCGATGGGGTTGCCAGTGGTGATTGGGGTGTTTCTGATGTGGCTGTTGGCGTTGCCTTGCTGGGGAAAATGCCGGAATTTTGCTTAGCTACGCGAGGGGTCTGACGACCCCCCCCCCCCGGCGCCTCCTGCTATGGCTGGCGCGCTCGCGCCGGACGCAGCAGGCTCGCTGGCGGTGGTGCTGGCATCGGCGCTTGTGCCGGCAAGGAGTCCTAGAGGCAGGATGAAAGATAGCAGAAGACTGACGGCCGCGGCCGGTCTGATCGACATGTGCTGATGCTGACACCTATTAAGCATGATCCCCTTCCCCAAAGGCTGACCCACCGGCCCCTACCGGTTGAAATACCCTTGGAGGCTTCTCTGACGTTGCGTATATCCCCATCCCTCTGTGCGAGGGTACAAGCAGGAAGCCTTGCATCTTTCAACTATACTACGTGCCGATAAGGTTCTCTCAGGTGGAATGTCGGGTAAGCAATTCTGAGTCGGACTTCAACGTTGATGGGTGCATGACTAGGAATGATCCATTGGCCACTGATCAGGCAGGCCAACCGGCGATCAGGGCGTGCAGGCCCTTGCGGTAGCTGGTCTCCATAAGGGTGCCTATTCCGTCATCCGTAGAAGCGAAGAGTGTCTTCAGATCATCGAATCCTTGGGTATCTTCAGCCAGTCTTTTGGCCAGTTCCGTATTGGTCTGGCCACCCGCACCGCCGACCGGGGGAGAGGCCTGGGCGATGGCACTGCCCAGGGTCAGTCCTGCAAGGCTGTTGAGCAGGTGGATGGTGTCGGAATCGACCTTGAGTCCGTGGGCGGTCAGCTGGTTCAGCCAGGTGCTGACCATGTGGAAGGATTGGTCGGTGTTGATGGGATGCGTGGCCATGAGCGGGAGCGCCCGGGGATGCGAAAGCAGCGTCCGGTGAACCTGGAGCATGACATCTTCAAGCGCTTGCCGCCATCCCATGCCCTGTGGTATGGAGTTCAGGTCGGTGGCTGACTGCCAGATGAGCTCGACGATCCCATCAAGCAGGGCGGCCTTGCTGGGCACATGGCGGTAGATGGCCGGCCCCGACACCCCCATTTGCTTGCCCAAGGCGCGGATGTTCAGGGCCTCCAGTCCGTGCTCGTCGACGAAATAGAGGGCGGAACGCAGAACGTAGTCGCGGTTGAGCGTCGTCTTGACGGGTGCCTTGGGTGGGTCAGCCATGCTTTCCTCACTCCTTCCGCTGTACTCCTCTCTTGAATAGTACCGTTGCCAGGAGAGCCAGGGCGAGCAGGAAGGCCAGCAGGATACGCAGGTCAGGCCATACATCCGCCATTCCGGCATGGTCGAAATTGATTTTTCCTATGGCATCCATGGCCCAGTAGACGGGGCTGCCCTTGGCCAGCTTCTGTGCCCATTCCGGGAACCCGGAGACAGGGCTGAGCGCGCCGCCCATGCCAGCCAGGAGCATGCCAAGAATGTTGTTGAAGGACATGGCCATGTTTTGCGAGGACGAGAAGATGTAGAGCAGCAGGCCGAAGAGGGTCAGCACAACCGAAATGACCAGGCAGACCGCGGCCAGGGCCAGGACTGATCCATTGGGCCGATAGTGGTAGAGCGCCGTCCCGATGAGCATGACGACAGCGACCTGGACCACCTGCACCATGAAGGACACGCTCAGTTTGGCCATGACCAGGTCGAAGAGGGAGACCGCCGACACCCGCATTCTGTCCCAGGTATGCCATTCGTGCTCCTGGAAGAAGAGTTGGAGGACCAGCTGCAAGGAAAACATGGCGAAAAGGATGGCGAACCCAGGAAGCGCCTGCTCGGATCCGTTGGCGCCCAGATGCCCCTGGGCTCTCAGCGAGTCCCGGTAGGAGGGCAGCATGAAGGGGATGATGATCAGTGGAATGGCCACGATGACCGCCTGCAGCCAGATGCTTCGCAGCTCGATTTTGAAATTGAGGCGGAATGTCGCCAAGTATCCGTTGAAATGCACGGCGTTCACCTGTCTTCCCATGCTCGTGACCCGGCAGGGTCGCTTGAAGATGTGCCCATGACGGTCATGTAGGCCGACTCGATGTCAGGCTGGACGATGGTGATTGATGCCAGACGGGCACTTTTCATGACCGGCTCCTGCAAGAGGCGGGCCAACTCCTGCTCTGGACTGGACACCGGGTGATCGGGCTCCAGGAAGCCGTCTGCCGTCCGCCATCCCGGGACCTGGCCTGGGATCTGATTGACGAATGAGACGCGCAGGGAAGCCCGGGCATATTTATGGAGTACCTCCTGCAGGGAGCCCTGGACCTGGATCCGCCCGTCGATCAGGAAGGCCAGGTCCGCGCCCATCTCTTCCAGCTCCTTCAGGTAGTGGGTGGTGTAGATGATGGTGGTGCCCTGCCGGCTCATGGCTTTGACCATGTCCAGTATTCTGGCGCGCGCCTCCACGTCCGCTCCGACTGTCGGCTCGTCCAAGAAGAGCACCGGGGGATTGTGGACCATGGCCATGGCGGTATGCAGGCGGCGCTTTTGCCCTCCCGATAGATTCTCGGCTGCTGTTCCTGACTGGGATCCCAATCCCATGAGCTCTACCAGTTCGTCGGCCCTTTTGCTGCCCTGCTTGGTGCTCAGTCCCTGCAGGCCAGCCATGCCGCGCAGGTTGTCTCGGACGCTGAGATGGGGATAGATGCCCAGGTCCTGGGGAGCAAGTCCGATGACCCGGCCGAAGATGCGCGAAGGGGTTCGATAAGGGTTGTGCCCCTCGACTGTGATGTGGCCTGAGTCCGGCTCGCCCAGCCCGGTCAAGGCCGAGATCAGGGTTGACTTGCCTGCCCCGTTCCTGCCCAGCAGGCCCAGGATGCTTCCGCACCTGACTTCAAGATCCACACCCTTAAGCACCTGCCTGCTCCCGAATGATTTGCGCACCTGGCGACAGGACAGGGCATATTCCCCTGAGTTGTTTCTTGCAGGTTGCAAGGTATACCTCCTGACGAATGTTGCTGATTAACAATGTTAACTATAATAACATTGTTAACTACTCAGTCTCACCATGATTCTGTGGACTGCGCCGGCTCTCGGATATTCTGACGTGGCGAGGTCGGGATATACGCCTTGCATCGTCTTGGAAGTACTATGCTTACCTCAGCAGTGTTGGGAATCCGATAATTACTCTTCAACGAAGAAGACCCGGGGGATTGTTCAAGTCCGAGCGGGGCAGGATGCTGTCTATGCCGCTATGCCTTGGTTGGCCGTAGCCCTGGCTTAGTGATTCCGCAGGCGCCAGTCTTCAGGGTCCCTATGGGCGTGGCAATAGCTGGCGTATACAGTAGCTGGCTTATGACAGAAAAATGTTGGCCCTGCTTAAGAGGAAGCTCCAGTTGGGGAGCAAAGCAGGAGATTGAAGGAGATTGAAGAAATGGGGTGGCTCCGCAATCTTGGGGGTTTGCGGGGCCACCCCGCTTACTCATGCAAAGAGCTCAGTGGCGGCGGCTGCTGGTTTCCCGCTGGTGGGAGGCTGCTGCTGTGGCGCCTGCAGCGGCGAGCAGTCCTGTGGCGAGCAGGACAAGCAGGCCGGTGCTGCCGGCCATGGGCAGGATGCCTTCATAGGTGTAGCCCAGGTGTGCGGTCGTCTGCGCGACTTGGTCGATGGTCCAGTCGACGGCCACATCGACGTGTCCTGCGTCGTGGGGTGGGTTGGTGATACTCCAGGTGCCGTCGTTGTTCCTGTACAGGCTGGTCCCGGGGATGCCGCCGAACTTGACGCCAGTGAGAACCAAAGGCGTCGGATCGAAAGCAACCGCCATGGGGGCCGTGCTTTTGACTGCCGTTTGATTGTTGCCCAGCTGTCCGTACTGGTTGTCACCCCAGGCCCAGAGGTTGCCATCCTGCCTGATGGCCAGTGAATGGAGTTGCCCCGCGCTGCTTCGAACGGCCTTGAATGCTTGGGCCTTATTGGCAGGGTCCTTGATGAGAGCGGGCTTTGTCTGATTGACGGTGTTGCCGATGCCCAGCTGTCCGTTGCTGTTTAATCCCCATGCCCAGAGATTGCCGTCCTGGCCGACCGCAAGGGAGTGATTCACGCCCGCGCTGATCTGAGTGGCTTTAAGACTTTGGCTGGTATTAGTGGGGTTCTGCACGGTTTGAGGCTTGTATTTATCACTGGTGCTGCCGTCACCCAGCTGGCCGTACCCGTTGTATCCCCAGGTCCAGGTGTTCCCGTTCGAATCGATGGCCAGGGCGTTCCAGCTTCCTGCGCTGATTTGGGTGGCCTGGAAGGACTGGTTGGGCAGTCGGGCCGGATTGGCTGCGTAATTGGTGCTGTTACTGGTGTTGTTGCCGAGCTGGCCATTAGTGTTGTACCCCCATGTGTACACGTTGCCGTCGGCGTCTAGGGCCATGACGAAGCTCCAGTTGAGGCTGACCTGGACCGCACGCAAGCTCTGTCCCGGATTGTCCGGGTCGGCGGCTGGTGCCGGGTTCTTCCTGGTTGTGCTGTATGCAGGCGTCTGCCCCTTGCCTGTGCTTTCGCTGCCCCAGGTGTAGACGCGGCTTTCAGAGTCGATGGCGGCCGAGTCGGCGACGCCGGCGCTGACCTGTACGGCTTTGAATGGCTGGCCGCTGGTGTCCTTGACGGGCTGAGGCTGGTACCGATCCGTGGTGGTGCCGTCACCAAGCTGACCATGATCGTTGTGTCCCCAGCTGTAGAGGATGCCATTGGATCCGATGGCCAGAACATGCGAGTCGCCAGCTGCAACCTGCATGTAGGTAAAGCTGGAATCCACGCCGTCGGGCAGGGGGACTCTGACAGGGGCCTTCTGCATGCTGGCATCGGCCGGTTTCTGAGCCAGCTGCCCGTACTTGTTGCTTCCCCATGCATAGGCGTTTCCGTCGCTGGCGACTCCTATGGAGAAACTGTCGACGCTCGCGGTCTGGTAGCCTCCGGCGCTGACCTGGTTGAAGCGGATGCCTCGGTTGATTGTGGGCGGGGTGATGGTCACATGTTGTCCGCCGAGCACATTGCCTTTTTCGGGGTTCAGGGCCCAGTGCGTGTCCATCTTGGTCCAGTGGGCAGCCAGGGTGATGTTGCCGGTGACGGTCTGGCTGAAGTCGTAGGCGATCTTGGAGTCGTTGTTGGTGTCTTTGATGAACCATCCGTCGAATAGGCAGCCGTTTGCTTTCGGGTCGGGGGAGGGACGTTTGGCCTGTTTGTTCTCGGCGAGGGTCTGGTTTTGAGGCATCCCGGAGGGTGCAGGGCAGGAGGTGTCCGCACTAGTAAAGGTGACTGTGTAGGAGTCCAGGTACCTGTAGGGGAAGTGAGCGTCCGGCTGTTGGCCGTTCAAAGTCCATGTGACTGCCGTGTCGACTTTTCCTCGCGCATGCGCGGGCGTGTTGACACTCCACGTGCCGTCCGCGTTCTTGGCTATGTTTGTGCCTGCTGACCCGCCGAAGCTGACAGCAGTGATTTTGGTAGTCCCAGGTATGTTTACCCGCACGGGGATATACCGCTCTGTGGTAGTGTTGTCACCCAATTGGCCATCGTCGTTGCTGCCCCATGAGTAGAGGTTCCCATCTGAAGCCAAGCCGAAGGAGGTGTTGTCCCATCCCGAGCTAGCCTGAATCCAGGTCAATCCGGTTGGTGCGTTTTGCGGCGCAGAAACCCGGACAGGAGTGTTTCGTTGCTCAGTGGTACCGTCGCCTAGCTGGCCGTTTTCATTGCCACCCCAAGAGTACAGGTTCCCGTCATTTCCTATGCCTAGTGATGTTTGGGATCGGTTACTTACCTGTTTCCAAGAGAATTGTGGAGATACCCCGTAGGGTTTGGTTGTCCGAGTTGGACCGTATGAATCTTTAGCAAGCCCATCGCCAAGACATCCGTTGGGGCCAGCTCCCCATCCATATGCGTTGCCATCAGATCCGATGGCTATAGAAGAGTAGTCCCCCATTTGGAATTGTCTCCAGGTGAAATTGGAGGGAACCCCTTGCGGTGTGGCAATTCGGACAGCGGTGAGTATGTCGCTAGATATTGATCCGGTACCCACTTCACCGCGGGTATTTGTGCCCCAGCTGTAGAGCAAGTTATCCGATCCCAATGCCAGAGAATGCCATCCCCAGCCGTTCATTTGCTGCCATGTGAATCCGGAAGGCACTCCTTTTGGTAACTTCACTTGGACGGGGGTATGCCGTTCGGTGGTGGTGCCGTCTCCCAGGAATCCATGTATATTGCTACCCCAGCTGTAGAGATTGCCGTCAGATCCTAGGCCAAGAGTATGCAGGCTACCTGCTGCTGCCTGCTTCCATATGAACCCAGATGGGACATTCGGGGGCGTGTTAACAGGTTCGGGGGTGTGATGCTCGGTTGTAGTGTTGTTCCCCAACTGGCCATAGGTGTTGTCGCCCCAACAGTAAATTTGACCATTTGATCCTAGGGCCACGGAGAACATGTATCCGGCTGAGGCTTGGACCCAGCTGAAATCCTGAGATACGCCCTGTGGTTTTTTCACTTTAGTCGGCTCGTGACGTTCAGTGGTGGTCCCATCGCCTAGCTGGCCATGCTCATTGCGTCCCCAGCTGTAGATGTTGCCGTCTGAGGCGACTGCAACGTTGTGTCCTCTGCCGGCGCTGATCTGGCTGAAGCGTACTCCCGGTCCGGGAGGGGTTAGGGTGACTTTCGTGCCACCGGCTACCGGCCCCTGAACAGGGCTCATGCTCCAATTATTGGTCCAATGGGCGGTGAGTTTCAGATCTCCGGTGACGGGCTGGCTGAAATCGTAGGCGACTGGTGTTGAGCCGATGAACCAGCCGTTGAAGAAGTAACCGTCTCGGGTTGGATCCGCTGGGCGCTTCGCACGCTCTCCGTCCATTACTGTTTGTGTCGTGTCGGTGCCTTGGGGACTGCTGAAGGTTACGGTGTGCGGTGTGGAGGCGCGTGCCTGTAGCTTGGCGTTGTCTTTGTCTAGCGAGGGAGCGATGGAGGGGGTCGGCTGTGTGGGATTCAGCGGGGAAGATGTAGCGAGGGGGAATGGCGAAGTAGGAGTTGTTGCTGTATCTGTTGGCTGGGTGGCTGTTGGCTGGGTGGTGATATCGGGAGAGTTACTGGATTGTTGTTGAGCTTCACGATCCGCCTCCTCCCCGCTATTTGCTTGTGTGGTCGGTGCTACCGTGTGGGTTGCGCTGGACTCGTTTGCGGTGTTGTCTGCCGTGGCATAGGTGCAGACTAGGAGACTTGCGGGCAAGATGATGGCCAGCAGGATGCTGATCAACAAGGCCGGTCGAGCCTCTATATTCGAGTGCTGACGAGGCATAAATGGATCCCCTTCCCCAGGAATCGCAGCCGCGTTGTCATGAATCCCCAACATTCGGCGAGTCACGCGCCGAAGACAACCTTGGCTACTTATATAAATTTACCATATATGTGAAGGCAAAGTGAAAATGAAATATGGAAAAATGTCGCCAGTCATACAGTGTATGACTGTATTTTTGCCTCTTATGTGTAAATGAATACGTGATTTCAAGTTGTTGGCGATTATGGATCCATCCTATTGGTCGGACCGCTTACTTGATGTAGCCGCGGGCTGTTGCAACAGTCACGGAGAGAAGCCCAAAAAGGAGCTGAAGAAGGATTCCGATGCTGTCCGTATGGCCCGTTGCCCTCCTAGGCATAAGGCTAATTGGGCTGGAGCATGATTGCAAGGCGCTTGAAGGCCTACACAACCGTTCCGATGTTAAATGGACCTACATCAGCCCTGCCGCTGATTTCCAAGCCGATGGAAAACGTACCGGTTCATACGGGTGCAGGCGAAGAATTGACGACAAATGCCAAGGGGGAGAGTTACGCCAGCTATGCCGATTATGCAATTGCTGTGGTGGATGAGGCCGAGTCAGGCAAACATGTAGGTGAACGCATTTCCGTTTATGCCGAGTAGCTGCATCGAATTGAAGCCCTTCACTTGAGAAACCGGTATTAATCTGCTTCTTTTCCGACAGCGCCGATTCCGTCGTGAGAAGTTGAAGGAGATGCCTATACCAAGATACCTTCGTAGATGTATCCCATTAGTGCGGTCGTCTGTAAGGCTCGGTCTAAGGTTCAGTCGATGGTCATGCCGACAGATCCTGCGTTGCGAGGCGGGTCGGTGATGCCCCGGGTACCGTCGGTGTTTCGGTAAAGGCCGGTACCAGATATGCCGCCGAACTTGATACTAGTGAGAACTACAGGTGTCATTTCGAATATCGCTTGGGCGGACATAAGGCTGTTCGCTGCATTCCCGATTCCAAATTTGCCTGTACTAGTTGTCAACACAGGCCCAGATTGTAAGCCTTCTACGCTGATAATGGCTGCTGGGAACTAGTTGACTGGCGGAGGGCTTCCACTCCTCTTCAGACACTGATGTATCCCTCATCCTTTTGATGCCTGATTTGTTACGATAGTCAACTTCTCACACGCTGTTTTTGCTGATGCATCCTCTTGAAAAGTTCTGGGGCGTTGTTTGCTTGGTACCCTCGACGCTGTCCTGGTTGAAGTGGATAAAAGATTGATTGCGCGCGCGGTGGCGTTCAATGTGTGTCCGCGTTTTAGCTGTGTCCGTGCCTGCCGATTCGCCGAGTCCGGTGGACTTTGAATCACCATTTTGCGCAAGATCTGACTCTTGAGAACAATATCTGTCCGTTAATATGTTTTGTCTATTTCCAAATAATTGATCAACGTACAGTAAGTGTATGGATAGAAAGATAGTACGGAGCAGAAAAGCTCGAAGAAGGGCTGCACGAAAATGGGGAGCACGCAGGACGATCGTACCGAGCGTACAAGGACGAGTGCTTGATCGATTCAGGGATAGCGTGAAATTGAAGGGGAAGAGTCGTTCGGAAAAAGCAGAGGCGATAAGCTTTATCAACGACATTGTGATCGCCGTTCTAGCAGGTATTTTGATTATATTTATGTTTATCTTGCAAGCTAGCCTGGTCTCGCAGCTGAGCTACCGTCTCATGATCGCAAT includes:
- a CDS encoding RCC1 domain-containing protein; its protein translation is MLGIHDNAAAIPGEGDPFMPRQHSNIEARPALLISILLAIILPASLLVCTYATADNTANESSATHTVAPTTQANSGEEADREAQQQSSNSPDITTQPTATQPTDTATTPTSPFPLATSSPLNPTQPTPSIAPSLDKDNAKLQARASTPHTVTFSSPQGTDTTQTVMDGERAKRPADPTRDGYFFNGWFIGSTPVAYDFSQPVTGDLKLTAHWTNNWSMSPVQGPVAGGTKVTLTPPGPGVRFSQISAGRGHNVAVASDGNIYSWGRNEHGQLGDGTTTERHEPTKVKKPQGVSQDFSWVQASAGYMFSVALGSNGQIYCWGDNTYGQLGNNTTTEHHTPEPVNTPPNVPSGFIWKQAAAGSLHTLGLGSDGNLYSWGSNIHGFLGDGTTTERHTPVQVKLPKGVPSGFTWQQMNGWGWHSLALGSDNLLYSWGTNTRGEVGTGSISSDILTAVRIATPQGVPSNFTWRQFQMGDYSSIAIGSDGNAYGWGAGPNGCLGDGLAKDSYGPTRTTKPYGVSPQFSWKQVSNRSQTSLGIGNDGNLYSWGGNENGQLGDGTTEQRNTPVRVSAPQNAPTGLTWIQASSGWDNTSFGLASDGNLYSWGSNDDGQLGDNTTTERYIPVRVNIPGTTKITAVSFGGSAGTNIAKNADGTWSVNTPAHARGKVDTAVTWTLNGQQPDAHFPYRYLDSYTVTFTSADTSCPAPSGMPQNQTLAENKQAKRPSPDPKANGCLFDGWFIKDTNNDSKIAYDFSQTVTGNITLAAHWTKMDTHWALNPEKGNVLGGQHVTITPPTINRGIRFNQVSAGGYQTASVDSFSIGVASDGNAYAWGSNKYGQLAQKPADASMQKAPVRVPLPDGVDSSFTYMQVAAGDSHVLAIGSNGILYSWGHNDHGQLGDGTTTDRYQPQPVKDTSGQPFKAVQVSAGVADSAAIDSESRVYTWGSESTGKGQTPAYSTTRKNPAPAADPDNPGQSLRAVQVSLNWSFVMALDADGNVYTWGYNTNGQLGNNTSNSTNYAANPARLPNQSFQATQISAGSWNALAIDSNGNTWTWGYNGYGQLGDGSTSDKYKPQTVQNPTNTSQSLKATQISAGVNHSLAVGQDGNLWAWGLNSNGQLGIGNTVNQTKPALIKDPANKAQAFKAVRSSAGQLHSLAIRQDGNLWAWGDNQYGQLGNNQTAVKSTAPMAVAFDPTPLVLTGVKFGGIPGTSLYRNNDGTWSITNPPHDAGHVDVAVDWTIDQVAQTTAHLGYTYEGILPMAGSTGLLVLLATGLLAAAGATAAASHQRETSSRRH
- a CDS encoding ABC transporter ATP-binding protein translates to MDLEVRCGSILGLLGRNGAGKSTLISALTGLGEPDSGHITVEGHNPYRTPSRIFGRVIGLAPQDLGIYPHLSVRDNLRGMAGLQGLSTKQGSKRADELVELMGLGSQSGTAAENLSGGQKRRLHTAMAMVHNPPVLFLDEPTVGADVEARARILDMVKAMSRQGTTIIYTTHYLKELEEMGADLAFLIDGRIQVQGSLQEVLHKYARASLRVSFVNQIPGQVPGWRTADGFLEPDHPVSSPEQELARLLQEPVMKSARLASITIVQPDIESAYMTVMGTSSSDPAGSRAWEDR
- a CDS encoding RCC1 domain-containing protein; the protein is MFPSKATPTATSETPQSPLATPSPLNTSSPLEPIQPTASAAPSTNTENPQTRSAAQYTIKFSDTEGGTTTPDQTVNEGAQALRPADPARPNYSFDGWFISGTLTAYDFSQPVTSDMTLEARWTKNGDVWDLSPTQGPTAGNTLITLTAPPARTIRFSQFSAGYQYSVAVGSDGSIYHWGEMYGSDYNWQPSREDTPAGLRFIQVSAGYDHSLALDSEGNLYSWGSSSYGQLGRNTNTTPADTPGKVDAPAGIRFTQVSAGKYHSEALASDGSIYSWGYNSDGELGRGTTTTPTTRPGKVDTPTGIRFTQITSGYDYCMAFDTDGNLYSWGGNGHGQLGRDASTTPTGSPGKVDTPAAGVRYTQVIAKGMHCLALDSNGVLYSWGYNNFSQLGRYTGSTRINPRGKVNVPTKTHIIQISAGDWNGFALDDKGILYTWGNNSHAQLARPYWNATDPQPTKIDPPAKNVNYTQVIGGGDHAVAIGSDGNLYSWGRNSNGQLGRDTKKRDSYQPGTIPLTNHAAITSVKFGGTPGTGLAANADGTWSVTTPPHSKGWVNVTITWSMNGPQPDAYLSYTYTGPKYNVGFTSTDAACPMPSDMPADQSITEGGQVKRPYPEPKVDGCLFDGWFLKDAEGNSNVAYDFSQPVTADITLVAHWSPANTGDWAINPVKGSSMGGQQATITPPKISRGIRFNQVSAGGYQAGDFHGFSVGVASDGNAYAWGSNQHGQLGQGTANSTTQKTPVKVPLPDGVAAGFTYTQVAAGGYHVLAVGSDGIVYSWGANDHGQLGDGTTASHSKPQPISDPSDKSQPFQAVQVSAGAYDSAAIDQQGRVYTWGSENNNYTAYSTSKLAPTLAKDPNGSSQGLHAAQVSLGWSFIMAMDTDGSLYTWGYDNYGQLGNGAATGEYSTTYAADPAPVPDPGNASRTFKASQISAGANHALAINQYGATWAWGYNDHGQLGDGTTTSRPSPRQVPSPTNSSQGLQAAWISAGVHHSLAIDQNGASWAWGWNTDGQLGTNTTNDQLTPTRISPPAGQGKAGSGLSAARASAGRNHSLAIGQDGNAYAWGDNTYSQLGDGSTTQSSSPALVAFNPVLLITGVSFDQTGVDTLQQNSDRSVTLTTPAHNPGQADVIVDWTLGGVVQPQAHLAYTYEGMLPHTGSNGTMILLLATGLLAAAGAIAAGRHRREARSLQA
- a CDS encoding TetR/AcrR family transcriptional regulator codes for the protein MADPPKAPVKTTLNRDYVLRSALYFVDEHGLEALNIRALGKQMGVSGPAIYRHVPSKAALLDGIVELIWQSATDLNSIPQGMGWRQALEDVMLQVHRTLLSHPRALPLMATHPINTDQSFHMVSTWLNQLTAHGLKVDSDTIHLLNSLAGLTLGSAIAQASPPVGGAGGQTNTELAKRLAEDTQGFDDLKTLFASTDDGIGTLMETSYRKGLHALIAGWPA
- a CDS encoding ABC transporter permease, with the translated sequence MHFNGYLATFRLNFKIELRSIWLQAVIVAIPLIIIPFMLPSYRDSLRAQGHLGANGSEQALPGFAILFAMFSLQLVLQLFFQEHEWHTWDRMRVSAVSLFDLVMAKLSVSFMVQVVQVAVVMLIGTALYHYRPNGSVLALAAVCLVISVVLTLFGLLLYIFSSSQNMAMSFNNILGMLLAGMGGALSPVSGFPEWAQKLAKGSPVYWAMDAIGKINFDHAGMADVWPDLRILLAFLLALALLATVLFKRGVQRKE